The Chloroflexota bacterium DNA segment GATCCCTCGACTTCGCTCCTTCGTCGCTTTGCTCGGGATGACGGGGGAAGCGTCGAGTGACCCGGTCGTTCACGACTGACAGGCCACGAGCCAGGATCCGAGGGGCGGCGAGTGCGAGGCGGCTACTTCGCCTCGAACGTCACGGTGACTGTCGTCCCCTTGACCACCGCCCGGTACAGCGGGCAGTTCGCCTTCCAGACCTCCACAAACGCCCCGGCCTGCTCCTCGGTGATGTCCGTGAACGTGAAATGGATGTCGATGTGGGAGAAGTCCGGCCAGCTCTCGTCGGTCCGCACGCCGTCGATGGCCACCGAGAGCGTGCCGAACGGCAGATTCCCGCGCTGGGCGTGCAGCTCGATCAGGCTGGTGCCGCAGGCCGCGATCC contains these protein-coding regions:
- a CDS encoding OsmC family protein, whose translation is MAEIRTRYQATSKTTDVPGRTLNSARTNHWVIDSPSGPNEAVTTGESFVAGIAACGTSLIELHAQRGNLPFGTLSVAIDGVRTDESWPDFSHIDIHFTFTDITEEQAGAFVEVWKANCPLYRAVVKGTTVTVTFEAK